A genomic segment from Streptomyces sp. NBC_01233 encodes:
- a CDS encoding AzlC family ABC transporter permease, with the protein MVTEPEIRETAVPDGRPRAAVIRDALGVGVAVGLSGFAFGVTAAGAGISTLQACVLSLLVFTGASQFALVGALAAGGNPFTAAAGAFFLGTRNAFYGLRLSQLLALPRAVRPFAAHWVIDETTAVALAQPDRRTARLGFTATGLSLYALWNLTTLLGALGAEAVGDTEAWGLDAAGPAVFLALLAPMLKTGTERAVAALALVLGLGFLPVLPAGVPVLIAALAAPVVLWTKGRRP; encoded by the coding sequence CTGGTCACAGAGCCAGAGATACGAGAGACAGCAGTGCCCGACGGGCGGCCGCGGGCCGCCGTCATCCGCGACGCGCTCGGGGTCGGGGTGGCCGTCGGGCTGTCCGGGTTCGCCTTCGGGGTGACCGCCGCCGGGGCCGGCATCAGCACGCTCCAGGCCTGCGTGCTGAGCCTGCTCGTCTTCACCGGCGCCTCGCAGTTCGCCCTGGTGGGAGCACTCGCGGCGGGCGGGAATCCGTTCACCGCCGCCGCCGGGGCCTTCTTCCTCGGCACCCGCAACGCCTTCTACGGGCTGCGCCTGTCGCAGCTGCTCGCGCTGCCCCGCGCCGTACGGCCCTTCGCCGCGCACTGGGTGATCGACGAGACCACCGCCGTGGCGCTGGCCCAGCCCGACCGGAGGACGGCCCGGCTCGGCTTCACCGCCACCGGGCTCAGCCTCTACGCGCTGTGGAACCTGACCACCCTGCTCGGCGCGCTCGGCGCCGAGGCCGTCGGGGACACCGAGGCGTGGGGGCTGGACGCCGCCGGGCCCGCCGTGTTCCTGGCCCTGCTCGCGCCGATGCTGAAGACCGGCACCGAGCGGGCCGTGGCCGCCCTCGCGCTCGTCCTCGGGCTCGGATTCCTGCCCGTGCTGCCCGCCGGGGTGCCCGTGCTGATCGCCGCCCTGGCCGCCCCCGTCGTGCTGTGGACGAAGGGACGCCGTCCGTGA
- a CDS encoding ATP-dependent helicase — translation MAGAALDSFSPATRSWFTGAFRTPTTAQEGAWRAIGEGSDVLVVAPTGSGKTLAAFLAALDRLASTPPPAESKKRCRVLYVSPLKALAVDVERNLRSPLTGIRQESVRLGLPEPDIRVGIRSGDTPPAERRALATRPPDILITTPESLFLMLTSAARDALAGIETVILDEVHAVAGTKRGAHLALSLERLDELLPRPARRIGLSATVRPVDEVARYLAPRGKVEIVQPPSAKEFDLSVVVPVQDMGELGGSPATEGREGGDKPSIWPHVEERIADLVQAHRSTIVFANSRRLAERLCNRLNEIAYERAMGERLPEGSPPAEIMAQSGAALGAPPLLARAHHGSVSKEQRAIVEEDLKAGRLPAVVATSSLELGIDMGSVDLVVQVESPPSVASGLQRVGRAGHQVGAVSTGVVFPKYRGDLVQAAVVTERMRTGAIESLRVPSNPLDVLAQQLVAMVAMDTWQLDDLLALVRRAAPFAALPESAFTAVLDMLAGRYPSDAFAELRPRVVWDRVAGTITGRPGAQRLAVTSGGTIPDRGLFGVFLAGSDPKKGGGRVGELDEEMVYESRVGDVFTLGTTSWRIEDITRDRVLVTPAPGVPGRLPFWKGDQLGRPLELGRAVGAFLRELGGLTDEDARLRLLAAGLDAWAAENVLAYLAEQREACGHVPDDRTIVVERFRDELGDWRVVVHSPFGAQVHAPWALALGARLAEKYGMDAQVMHADDGIVLRLPDADLLSMDLLDHDPAAPQPFEFDDEQAPLGAADVAFDHGDINQIVTDQVGGSALFASRFRECAARALLLPRRSPGKRTPLWQQRQRASQLLQVASEFGSFPIVLEAVRECLQDVFDVPGLTELMGDIEARRVRLVEVTTPEPSPFARSLLFGYVAQFLYEGDSPLAERRAAALSLDSRLLAELLGQAELRELLDAQVLEDLERELQWLTEDRRAKDPESVADLLRMLGPLTQDELTERGAEPSWAHELAEARRAIRVRIGGADHWAAIEDAGRLRDALGTALPVGVPEAFTEPVKDPLGDLLARYARTHGPFTTAAVATRFGLGTAVTEGALHRLAAAGRVVQGEFHPAGIGQEWCDATVLRRLRRRSLAALRQELEPVPPTSLATFLPQWQHLGGALRGLDGLARAVEQLQGAPVPASALERLILPSRVAGYSPGLLDELTTAGEVVWAGAGALPGKDGWISLYLADAAPLLLPPPHPLDPSPLHQAVLAALTGGYGLFFRQIAQSIRADFPEVSDVALSEAVWDLAWSGRLTNDTLAPLRSLLGSGRTAGATAHRARRTVPRGRYGTLSATVSRTGPPTVSGRWSLLPSQAPDPTHRAHALARTLLDRHGVVTRGAVAAEGVEGGFSAVYRVLSAFEDSGQARRGYVVEGLGAAQFAMDGAVDRLRAAERTPPPLAAVVLAAADPANAYGAALPWPEPPAGATHKPGRKAGSLVVLVDGELTLYLERGGKTLLAWPPPEDPRLAAATAALAAASRAGTLPALTVERINAAAALTSPLGRALEAAGFHATPRGLRLRS, via the coding sequence ATGGCAGGCGCTGCGCTCGACTCGTTCTCCCCCGCGACCCGCTCGTGGTTCACGGGGGCCTTCCGTACGCCCACCACCGCTCAGGAGGGTGCCTGGCGGGCGATCGGGGAGGGCTCGGACGTGCTGGTCGTGGCTCCGACCGGCTCCGGCAAGACCCTGGCCGCGTTCCTCGCCGCCCTCGACCGGCTCGCCTCGACCCCGCCGCCCGCCGAGTCGAAGAAGCGCTGCCGCGTCCTGTACGTGTCACCCCTGAAGGCCCTGGCCGTCGACGTGGAGCGCAATCTCCGCAGCCCGCTGACCGGGATCCGTCAGGAGTCCGTCCGCCTCGGCCTGCCCGAGCCGGACATCCGGGTCGGGATCCGCTCCGGCGACACCCCGCCCGCCGAGCGGCGGGCGCTGGCCACCCGCCCGCCGGACATCCTGATCACCACCCCCGAGTCGCTGTTCCTGATGCTGACCTCGGCCGCCCGGGACGCCCTCGCCGGGATCGAGACCGTGATCCTGGACGAGGTGCACGCGGTCGCCGGGACCAAGCGCGGCGCCCACCTCGCCCTCTCCCTGGAGCGGCTGGACGAGCTGCTGCCGCGCCCGGCGCGCCGGATCGGGCTGTCGGCGACGGTCCGGCCGGTGGACGAGGTGGCCCGGTACCTCGCGCCGCGCGGCAAGGTGGAGATCGTCCAGCCGCCCTCCGCCAAGGAGTTCGACCTGTCGGTGGTCGTCCCGGTGCAGGACATGGGCGAGTTGGGGGGATCTCCGGCGACCGAGGGCAGGGAGGGCGGGGACAAGCCGTCGATCTGGCCCCATGTGGAGGAGCGGATCGCGGACCTGGTGCAGGCCCACCGCTCGACGATCGTCTTCGCCAACTCCCGCCGCCTCGCCGAGCGTCTGTGCAACCGGCTCAACGAGATCGCGTACGAGCGCGCGATGGGCGAGCGGCTGCCGGAGGGTTCGCCCCCGGCCGAGATCATGGCCCAGTCGGGCGCCGCCCTGGGCGCCCCGCCCCTGCTGGCCCGCGCGCACCACGGCTCGGTCTCCAAGGAGCAGCGGGCGATCGTGGAGGAGGACCTGAAGGCGGGAAGGCTGCCGGCCGTCGTCGCCACCTCCAGCCTGGAGCTGGGCATCGACATGGGCTCGGTGGACCTGGTGGTGCAGGTGGAGTCCCCGCCGTCGGTGGCGTCCGGGCTCCAGCGGGTGGGCCGGGCCGGCCACCAGGTGGGCGCGGTCTCCACCGGGGTGGTCTTCCCCAAGTACCGCGGCGACCTGGTGCAGGCGGCCGTGGTCACCGAGCGGATGCGCACGGGGGCGATCGAGTCCCTCCGTGTCCCCTCCAACCCCCTGGACGTACTGGCGCAGCAGCTGGTCGCGATGGTCGCGATGGACACCTGGCAACTGGACGACCTGCTCGCCCTGGTGCGGCGGGCGGCGCCCTTCGCCGCGCTGCCGGAGTCGGCGTTCACCGCGGTGCTGGACATGCTGGCGGGCCGCTATCCGTCGGACGCGTTCGCCGAGCTGAGACCGCGCGTGGTCTGGGACCGGGTGGCGGGGACGATCACCGGGCGGCCGGGGGCCCAGCGCCTCGCGGTGACCTCAGGCGGCACGATCCCGGACCGCGGTCTCTTCGGCGTCTTCCTGGCCGGCTCGGACCCGAAGAAGGGCGGCGGCCGGGTCGGCGAGCTCGATGAGGAGATGGTCTACGAGTCCCGCGTCGGGGACGTCTTCACGCTGGGCACGACCTCGTGGCGGATCGAGGACATCACCCGCGACCGCGTCCTGGTCACCCCGGCCCCCGGGGTGCCGGGCCGGCTGCCGTTCTGGAAGGGCGACCAGCTCGGCCGCCCGCTCGAACTGGGCCGCGCGGTCGGCGCGTTCCTCCGCGAGCTCGGCGGCCTCACCGACGAGGACGCCCGGCTGCGGCTGCTGGCCGCCGGCCTGGACGCCTGGGCCGCGGAGAACGTGCTGGCCTACCTCGCGGAACAGCGTGAGGCCTGCGGCCACGTCCCGGACGACCGGACCATCGTGGTGGAGCGCTTCCGCGACGAGCTGGGCGACTGGCGGGTCGTGGTCCACTCCCCCTTCGGCGCCCAGGTGCACGCCCCGTGGGCGCTCGCGCTGGGCGCCCGCCTCGCCGAGAAGTACGGCATGGACGCGCAGGTGATGCATGCCGACGACGGCATCGTGCTCCGCCTCCCGGACGCGGACCTGCTGTCCATGGACCTGCTGGACCACGACCCCGCGGCTCCGCAGCCGTTCGAGTTCGACGACGAACAGGCCCCGCTGGGCGCGGCCGACGTCGCCTTCGACCACGGCGACATCAACCAGATCGTCACCGACCAGGTCGGCGGCTCCGCGCTCTTCGCCTCCCGCTTCCGCGAGTGCGCGGCCCGCGCCCTGCTGCTGCCGCGGCGCAGTCCGGGCAAGCGCACCCCGCTGTGGCAGCAGCGCCAGCGTGCCTCCCAGCTGCTCCAGGTGGCCTCGGAGTTCGGTTCCTTCCCGATCGTGCTGGAAGCCGTACGCGAGTGCCTCCAGGACGTCTTCGACGTGCCCGGCCTGACCGAGCTGATGGGGGACATCGAGGCGCGCCGCGTGCGACTGGTCGAGGTCACCACCCCGGAGCCCTCCCCCTTCGCCCGTTCCCTCCTCTTCGGGTACGTCGCCCAGTTCCTCTACGAGGGCGACTCGCCGCTCGCCGAGCGCAGGGCGGCTGCGCTGTCGCTGGACTCCCGGCTGCTGGCCGAGCTGCTCGGCCAGGCGGAGCTGCGCGAGCTCCTCGACGCGCAGGTGCTGGAGGATCTGGAGCGGGAGCTCCAGTGGCTGACCGAGGACCGGCGGGCCAAGGATCCCGAGTCGGTGGCCGACCTGCTGCGCATGCTGGGCCCGCTGACGCAGGACGAGCTGACCGAGCGCGGGGCGGAACCGTCCTGGGCACACGAGCTTGCCGAGGCCCGCCGCGCCATCCGGGTCCGGATCGGCGGCGCGGACCACTGGGCGGCGATCGAGGACGCGGGCCGGCTGCGGGACGCGCTGGGCACGGCGCTCCCCGTCGGCGTTCCGGAGGCCTTCACCGAGCCGGTCAAGGACCCGCTCGGTGACCTGCTGGCCCGGTACGCGCGCACCCACGGGCCGTTCACCACGGCCGCCGTCGCCACCCGCTTCGGGCTGGGCACCGCGGTGACCGAGGGCGCGCTGCACCGGCTGGCGGCGGCCGGCCGGGTGGTCCAGGGCGAGTTCCACCCGGCGGGCATCGGCCAGGAATGGTGCGACGCGACGGTGCTGCGCCGGCTGCGCCGCCGCTCCCTCGCCGCGCTCCGCCAGGAGCTGGAGCCCGTGCCGCCGACCTCGCTGGCCACGTTCCTGCCCCAGTGGCAGCACCTGGGCGGAGCCCTGCGCGGCCTCGACGGACTGGCCCGGGCGGTCGAGCAGCTCCAGGGCGCCCCGGTCCCGGCCTCGGCGCTGGAACGGCTGATCCTCCCGTCGCGGGTGGCGGGCTACTCCCCCGGCCTCCTGGACGAGCTGACCACTGCCGGAGAGGTGGTCTGGGCGGGCGCGGGAGCCCTCCCGGGCAAGGACGGCTGGATCTCCCTGTACCTGGCGGACGCGGCCCCCCTGCTCCTGCCCCCGCCGCACCCGCTGGATCCGAGCCCGCTCCACCAGGCGGTCCTGGCCGCCCTGACCGGCGGGTACGGCCTGTTCTTCCGCCAGATCGCGCAGTCGATCCGCGCCGACTTCCCCGAGGTCTCCGACGTCGCCCTTTCCGAGGCGGTGTGGGACCTGGCCTGGTCGGGCCGGCTCACCAACGACACCCTGGCCCCGCTGCGCTCGCTGCTGGGGTCGGGCCGCACGGCGGGCGCGACGGCCCACCGGGCCCGGCGCACGGTCCCCCGCGGCCGGTACGGCACGCTCAGCGCGACCGTGTCCCGTACCGGCCCGCCCACGGTCTCCGGGCGCTGGTCGCTGCTGCCGTCCCAGGCCCCCGACCCGACCCACCGGGCCCACGCCCTGGCCCGCACCCTGCTGGACCGGCACGGCGTGGTCACCAGGGGCGCGGTGGCGGCGGAGGGCGTCGAAGGGGGCTTCAGCGCGGTGTACCGCGTCCTGTCGGCCTTCGAGGACAGCGGCCAGGCCCGTCGGGGCTATGTGGTCGAGGGACTGGGCGCGGCCCAGTTCGCGATGGACGGCGCGGTGGACCGCCTCCGTGCCGCGGAGCGGACCCCGCCCCCGCTGGCGGCGGTGGTCCTCGCGGCCGCCGACCCGGCGAACGCGTACGGCGCGGCCCTGCCCTGGCCCGAGCCCCCGGCCGGCGCCACCCACAAACCGGGCCGCAAGGCCGGCTCCCTCGTGGTCCTGGTGGACGGCGAGCTCACCCTGTACCTGGAGCGCGGCGGCAAGACCCTGCTGGCCTGGCCCCCGCCGGAGGATCCCCGCCTCGCGGCTGCCACGGCCGCCCTGGCCGCGGCCTCGCGCGCGGGCACCCTCCCGGCCCTCACGGTGGAACGCATCAACGCGGCCGCGGCGCTGACCTCCCCCCTGGGCCGGGCCCTGGAGGCGGCCGGATTCCACGCCACCCCGAGGGGTTTGCGCTTGCGTTCCTGA
- a CDS encoding AraC family transcriptional regulator — MGTREGGREWARHWQYAELPGLDLLRAHYVRHTFPRHAHDGYVIAAVTGGIEEVGLPGHVVRAGPGSVVLINPEVPHTARAGVPEGWAYATLYPSRELITEVADEIGTLRGTPGFTADVVTDPHGSRTITEVHRAAEAGNALAADTLLRGVVARMLTRHAGPLPARRARRAGAADAERARAVLAERMADPPSLEQLAADLGTSPFALLRAFREQYGMPPHTWLTDARVRQARRLLDAGTAPAEAAVTVGFTDQPHLNRHFTRIVGVPPGAYRRERAV, encoded by the coding sequence ATGGGGACGCGAGAGGGCGGCCGGGAGTGGGCACGGCACTGGCAGTACGCGGAACTGCCCGGGCTGGACCTGCTGCGCGCCCACTACGTCCGCCACACCTTCCCGCGCCACGCCCACGACGGGTACGTCATCGCGGCCGTCACCGGCGGCATCGAGGAGGTCGGCCTGCCGGGCCACGTCGTGCGCGCCGGACCGGGCAGTGTGGTCCTGATCAACCCAGAGGTGCCGCACACCGCGCGCGCCGGGGTCCCCGAGGGCTGGGCGTACGCCACCCTCTACCCCTCCCGCGAGCTGATCACCGAGGTCGCCGACGAGATCGGCACCCTGCGCGGCACTCCCGGCTTCACGGCCGACGTGGTCACCGACCCGCACGGATCGCGGACCATCACCGAGGTGCACCGGGCCGCCGAGGCCGGGAACGCGCTGGCCGCCGACACGCTGCTGCGAGGAGTCGTGGCACGGATGCTGACCCGGCACGCGGGCCCGCTGCCGGCCCGCAGGGCACGGCGCGCGGGCGCCGCCGACGCCGAACGGGCCCGAGCGGTGCTGGCGGAGCGGATGGCCGACCCGCCGTCGCTGGAGCAGCTGGCGGCCGACCTCGGAACCAGCCCCTTCGCGCTGCTGCGGGCCTTCCGCGAGCAGTACGGGATGCCGCCGCACACCTGGCTGACCGACGCCCGGGTCCGGCAGGCCCGCCGGCTGCTCGACGCGGGCACCGCGCCGGCGGAGGCGGCCGTCACCGTCGGCTTCACCGACCAGCCGCACCTGAACCGGCACTTCACCCGCATCGTGGGGGTCCCCCCGGGGGCGTACCGGCGCGAACGGGCCGTCTAG